The DNA window GGGTAGCCCGGGGCGTCGGACGCCGCGCTCAGCGCGTCCCGGACGACCGCGGGTGTCGGGTCGACGGGGGTGCCGATGGAGAGGTCGACGATGCCGTCGGGGTGCGCCCGGGCTCGTTCGGCGTACGCGGTCAGACCGTCCCAGGGGAAGTCGGGCAGTCGTGCCGAGACGCGGTCGAGCCGGGTGATCAGTGCTCGGTCTCCTGCGGAGGCAGCGCGGCGATCAGCGGGTGGTCGTGGTCGATCTCGCCCATCTTGGCGGCGCCACCCGGCGAGCCGAGGTCGTCGAAGAAGTGGACGTTGGCCTCGTAGTAGCTCTTGGACTCCTCGGGGACGTCGTCCTCGTAGAAGATCGCCTCGACCGGGCAGACGGGCTCGCAGGCGCCACAGTCGACGCACTCGTCGGGGTGGATGTAGAGCATCCGCTTGCCTTCGTAGATGCAGTCGACGGGACACTCGTCAACGCACGCGCGGTCCTTGAGGTCGACGCACGGCTGGGAGATGACGTAGGTCACCGGTTCCTCCTGGAGACAAGACTGGGAGACGGTCGAGCACAGCCTAGTATCCCCACCGTGCCGTCCGACGACTCGCCTCACGATGTGACCAAGCACATGCTTGGTCCGCACGTCGTCGGGCAGCGCGTCGTGGTCCGCCGGGTGCTCCGCGGCGAGACCGGTCCGAGCGGCGGCCCAGCCCTCACGGACCTGCTCGGGAACTGCCTCGCGTGGGGCGACGGCGGCTGCGTCGTGCAGCCCGAGACCGGGCCCGCCGTGACGATCGCGCTCGCCGACATCGTGTCCGGCAAGCCCGTGCCGCCACGTCCGTCGCCCCGGCACCGGGTCACCCCGCTGGACGCGCAGCGCCGCGCCCTCGCGCTGTGGCCGGACCTCGCCACGGAGCCCCTGGGCGACTGGACCCTGCGCCACTCCCCCACGTCGACGGCCCGTCGCGCCAACTCCGTGCTGGCGGTCGGCCCGTCGGGCGTCGACGGCGACTACCACCGCGTCGTCGACTTCTACGCCACCCGGACCGGGCGGCCGATCGCGGCCGTGCTGCCGGACTCGGCGGAGGACGCGCTCTTCCGTAGCCACGGCTGGGTGCTGGAGAGCCACGACGCCGACACGCTCTTCCAGATCGCGTCCGTGGCCCAGGCCGCACGGGTGGTGTCGAGGCTCGCTCCGCCCGCACCCCCGCCACCGGTCACGTACGACGAGGCCGGCGACGTCGTCACCGTGCGGCTCGGCGACCGGGCCAGCGGCGTGGCGGCGTACGGCGAGGACTGGGTGGGGTTCCGCAGCATCGAGGTCGCTCCCGCGCACCGCCGCCAGGGGCTCGGCGTGGCCGTGATGGCCGCGCTGCTCGAGTGGGGCGCCGAGCAGGGCGCGAGCACGGCGTACCTCCAGGTGCTCGGCGACAACGTCGCGGCCCTCGGTCTCTACGAGCGGCTCGGGTTCGTCACGCACCACGCCTACCGCTACCTGACGCCGGCCTAGCCGGTGCCGAGGTCGGACTGCCGGCCGAAGACGCGCTCGGACGCCGCGGTCACTCCGGGCCAGCACCACCGCATCAGCAGCAGCACGACGGTCCCCGCGATCTGCATGCCGACGATGTTGACGACCAGCTGCTCGCCAGACCCGGCCATCTCGCTGCGGTCCCAGAAGGCGAGCCCGAGCGCCAGGTTGCCGGCGGCGGGCACCGTGGTCACGCTGATGAAGACCCCGACCAGCGTCGCGGTCTTCGACAGCGCCAGCGCCAGCGCGCCCGCGGCGCCGGCGATCAGCGCGACCACGAAGGACCACTTGTCCGGGTGCCAGATGAAGCCTGTGTTGGGTCGGGGCCGGGTCACCTCGTCGAGGGTCACCATGCCGAGTCCCCGGGCCGCCAGGGCCAGCAGCGCGACGACCACGATCGCGAAGACGAAGGACAGCACCAGGAGCCGGACGCCGCGGCCGAAGAGGCTCCACCGGCCGAGCGCGATGCCCGCGCAGCAGGCCGCCACCGCGCTGTACTCGGGACCGACGACCATCGCCCCGACGACCAGCACGGCCGAGTCGGTGATCACCGCGATCGAGGCAAGCGCGACCGCGAGCACCAGGAAGACGTGGAAGGAGACCGTCGGGATCGCCCCCGCCTCGGCCTGCGCCTCGACCGCCTCCCAGATCACGGCGTCGTCGGGGTGGCCGGGAGCGGCCGCCTCCAGGCGGCGCGCCGCGGCGTACGGCGTGCCGGTCGGCGTCGTGACCACGATGCCGCCGACCTCGTCGAGACCGAGACCGTTGAGCTTGTTGAGCAGGACGCCGGCCTTCTCGCGCGCCACGTCGCACTCGACCAGGTCACCCGGGGGCTGGACGACCACACCTTCCTGGAGCGTCACGTTGGTGACCCACTCCTGCTCGGTCAGGAGGTGCACGACCTGCTCGGTGAGCGTCGGCGGCGACGTCAGACGGAAGTGCAGGACCACGCGCCGCAGCGTACGCTGAGGGTGGCGCACGGGAGGCCTGACAACCCTCTCCCGGCAACGGGAAACGTGCCCCGCGCGGATCGGCGTACCGACGAGAGGCCGAGGGATCACTCGGCGAAGGTGTGGTGGCACCGCGACCTTGCCCCCGCCCACACCTCCAGGGCTCCACGCCACTGGAGGTAACCATGCAACGCACGCTCTGCTCTGCCCTACCGACCACCCCGCCCGGCGAGACCGTCCGGCTGCAGGGATGGGTCCACCGTCGCCGCGAGCTGGCCACGGTGGCCTTCCTGGTGCTCCGCGACCGCAGCGGCCTCGCCCAGGTCGTCGTCCGCGACGGCAGCGCGCTGCCGCCGGAGGAGACGACCGTCGAGGTCGTGGGCACGGCGACCGCCAACCCGCAGGCACCCGGCGGCATCGAGATCACCGACCCGGTGGTCACGCCGCTCACCGAGCCAGCGGCCACACCGCCGGTCGAGCTCTGGCGGCCCGAGCTGAACGCCTCGCTGCCGACCCTGCTCGACCACGCCCCCGTCGCCTGGCGGCACCCGGCGCAGCGCGCACGGTGGGAGCTGGCCGCCGCCTCGGTCCGCGGCTTCCGCTCGACCCTGGACGCCGCCGGCTTCACCGAGGTCCAGACCCCGAAGTTCGTGGCCTCGGCGACCGAGTCCGGCGCCAACGTCTTCGAGGTCGACTACTTCGGGAGGCCGGCGTACCTCGCGCAGAGCCCGCAGTTCTACAAGCAGCAGCTGGTGGGCGTCTTCGAGCGGGTCTACGAGGTCGGGCCGGTCTTCCGCGCCGAGCCGCACGACACCGTGCGGCACCTGGCCGAGTACGTCTCGCTCGACGTGGAGCTCGGCTTCATCGACGACCACCGCGACGTGCTCGCCGTCCTGCGCGAGGTGGTCGCGGGCATGGTCGCCGGGGTGCACGAGCACGCGCCCGCGGCGGTCGAGCGGTCCGGCGCGCGGGTGCCGGTCGTGCCCGAGGAGATCCCGGTGATCCACTTCCGCGACGCGCTCGCGATGGTCGGCGCGCCCGAGGACGAGCCCGACCTGGCCCCCGAGCACGAGCGGGCCCTGGGCGCGTGGGCGCTGGAGGAGCACGGCAGCGACTTCCTCGCGGTCGAGGGCTACCCGATGGCGAAGCGGCCGTTCTACACGCACCCCGAGCCCGGCGACGGACGGTGGAGCAACAGCTTCGACCTGCTCTTCCGCGGGCTGGAGCTGGTCACCGGCGGGCAGCGGCTGCACCGTCCGTCGGCGTACGACGCCGCGATCCGTGCGCGCGGGGAGGACCCGGCGACGTACGCGCCCTACCTGCAGGCGTTCGAGCACGGCATGCCGCCCCACGGCGGGTTCGCGATCGGCCTGGAGCGCTGGACGGCACGGCTCACGGGAGTCGCCAACATCCGGGAGGTGACGCTCTTTCCCCGGGACCTCCATAGGCTCACCCCATGAGCTGGGTTGCCGGAGAGACGGACCGCCTGTGGGAGTTCGCCCGGGCATCGGTGCACCCGGACGGCGGCTTCGCGTGGCTCGACGACGAGGGCCGCCCCGAGCTCGACCGACCGGTCGAGCTGTGGATCACCTGCCGGATGACGCACGTCTTCGCGCTCGCGCACCTGGCGGGCCGGCCCTACGCCGCCGAGCTCGTCGACCACGGCATCGCCGCTCTGACGGGCCGGATGCGCGACGCCGTCCACGGGGGCTGGTGGGCGCAGGTCGGCCCGGACGGGCCGGTCACCCGGGACAAGACGGCGTACGAGCACGCGTTCGTCGTGCTGGCCGCCTCGTCCGCCGCGGCGGCGGGGCGCCCGGGCGCGTCCGAGCTGCTGGCCGACGCGCTCGACGTCGTCGACCGGCACTTCTGGGACGACGAGGCGGGGATGGTCGTCGAGCAGTGGGACGAGTCCTGGACGGAGCTGGACGACTACCGCGGCGTCAACGCCAACATGCACTCCGTCGAGGCGCTGCTCGCGGCCGCCGACGTCACCGGCGACACCGTGCTGCGGGAGCGGGCAGCGCGGATCGTGACGACGGTCGTGCACGGTTTCGCGCGCGACCACCAGTGGCGCCTCGCGGAGCACTACGACGGGCACTGGCGGCCGCTGCTCGACTACAACCGGGACCAGCCCGCGCACCCCTTCCGGCCGTACGGCGCGACGATCGGGCACTGGTTCGAGTGGAGCCGGCTGACGCTCGGGCTGCGCGCGACACTCGGCGCCGACGCGCCGGACTGGATGCTCGAGGACGCCGTCGCTCTCTTCGACGCCGGCGTGCGCGAGGGCTGGGCCGTGGACGGGGCCGCCGGCTTCGTCTACACGATCGACTGGGACGGCAAGCCGGTCGTCCGGCAGCGGATGCACTGGGTCGTCACCGAGGCGCTCGCCGCCGCCTCGACGCTCGGGCAGGTCACCGGCGACCCGGCGTACGCCGTCTGCGAGCAGGTCTGGTGGACGTACGCCGAGCAGTACCTGGTCGACCAGGCGCGCGGGTCGTGGCACCACGAGCTCGACCCGGCCAACCACCCGGCCGCCAGCACCTGGGGCGGGAAGCCGGACGTCTACCACGCGGTCCAGGCGACGCTCGTGCCGCGGCTGCCTGTCTCGCCGTCGTTCGCGACGGCGCTGCGGGAGGGGCTCAGCAGGCCGGTCTGAACCCCGGGTCGGCAGGCCCTCGGTGGTCGAGTGCGTCGAGGGTGACCGCGATCGCCGTCCGGCTCATCGGGATCAGGACGTGCTCGACGACCTCCGCCGGGCAGAGGTCCTGGATGGTGACGTTGGTGGTGCGCGGCCCGGCGGCGAGGTAGGCCGACGTGTACGGCACCACGACCTCGTCGTACCGCGTGGTGATCTGGGTGTAGCTGACCCGGCCCGGCGTCTCGTCGCCCTTGTTGAGCCTGGTCAGGAACGGCGAGCCGGCCGCCTGCTGGCTGCACGCCGGGCAGAAGCCGCCGGTGAGGGGGTTGTCCGAGTCGCCGACGATCGTGGTGCCGTGGTTGGACGGCGAGAGGCCGACGAGGTCGTCGACGACCCTCTTCCCACCCAGGAACCTGATGTAGTAGCGCGGCATCATCCCGCCCTGCGAGTGGCCGACCATCGAGACCTTCGCCGCGCCCGTGGCCCGGCGTACCTTGCCCACGAACTTCTTGAGCTGCTTGGCCGAGTCGACGATGTCGCCGGTCCCCCGGTTGCCGTAGTCGAGCGAGTAGACGCAGTAGCCCTGGTCGACCATCGCCGACGAGAGGTCGTCGAGCAGGCTCTTCCGGTCGCCGAAGGTGCCGTGCACGATGATCACCGGCGTCGGCCGACCGGCGGTCGGCCGGCACGTCCAGTCGTTGGCGCCGGTGGGCTCACCGAACGGCGACGTCGGGTACGCCGGGGCCGCGGCGGACGCCGGAGCTGCGAGGCCGAGCAGACCGACGAGCAGCGGGGCGAGCAGGGTGACCAGGATGCGTCGCATGCGTGGTCAACGAGGTCACGTGGCGACGGTCACGCTGACCGTCAGTCGTCGGCCTTCGGGGGCTTGCAGATCACCGTGTCGGAGGCGATGTAGCTGGTGTGGAACCTCTCCGACTTCTCGACCGCGTCGCTGCCCGGCTTGTGGAAGTAGCGGGTGACGTCGACGTCGAAGCCGTCGTACCCGGTGTTGGGCACGCAGTCGGCGGTGTTCTGGGTCTGCGTCTTCGGCGACCGGTAGTTGTAGCGCGCGCCGGTCTTGCTGGTGATGTCCCAGGTCTTCGTGGAGTACATCGAGACCGTGACGACGCCCTGGGAGGACGAGCTGCCGGGCTGCACGGTGGCGTGGACGAGGACGCCGTAGTCGGTGTCGTTCTGGAACCGCAGGTCGACCGAGCCCCAGGCCACGGTCGCCTCGCGACCCTCGGGATAGCGGTCGATGTAGACCGAGTGCGGCTTGTGCTCGATGTCCTTGAGGCCGGCGAAGTACATGGCGTTGAACGTGGTGGTCGCCATCTGCGAGACGCCGCCGCCGAGGTCCTCCTTGAAGAGGCCGTTGCTGATGATGAAGCCGGTGGTGAAGCCGTTCTCGCGGGTCCGCTCGCCGACGATGTCGTTGAGCGAGAACGTGTCACCCGGCTTGAGCACCGTGCCGTCGATGAGCTCGGCGGCGCGGCCGATGTTGACGTTGCGGTACTCGGCGTACGGGTAGTAGGTCGTGAACGTCGAGACCCGCTCGTCGATCTTGAGGGCCTGGGCGTCGGCGGTGGTGAAGTCGGGCTCGGCGACCGTTGCCTTGACCTTCATGCTGCGGTCGTCTCCCTTGCTGGTGACCAGCTGGAGGAAGGCCTTGCTCACGTCGTCCGGGTCGAAGGTGACACCCGGCTTCGCCGGCACGACCTTCGGCTTGCCGTCCACCAGTGCGACCGTGGCGTCGACGGGCTTGTCGTCCTCGCTCACGCCGGACTCCACCAGGGAGGTGAGCTTCGTGGTGTCGAGGTCGGGCACGAGCTGGCCGTCCTCCGCCTTCATGGCCAGCGCCGCGGAGAACTGGCTCGGCTGCAGCTCGACCGGCGAGTCGCCGAAGACCAGGGTCACCGGGCCGGACATGGCCGGGTTGGCGAAGGTGTCGAGCGCCTTCTGCACGTCGGCGTCGTCGATGTCGGGCTGCACCACCGCGGTCTCGAGCTCGGCGACGTCGTCGTCCTCAGAGAGGTAGGACCCGAGCAGCGCGGTCCGGGTCGTCTCGGGGTCGAAGCCCTGGCCGGGAGCCGGGTCGGTGGTGACGATGCGGCCGCGCTTGAACGCCACCCCGCCGTCGGTCGCCGCCGTGCCGACCTCGTCGGCCAGGGCGTCCAGGGCGCCGTCGAAGGCCTTCTCGTCGACCGTGACGACGGGGTCCTGGTCATCACCGCCGGTCCAGTAGTCCCAGAGGTGGCCGGGTGCCCAGCTCTTGCCGCCGCCGGCCTGCTCGACGGTCGCCTCGACGTCGACGGCGAAGCCGGCGTCCGCTGGGTCGACCGTCGCCGACGAGCCGTCGATGCTCACGGGGATGGGGCGGTCGACCCGGTCGGCGAGGCCGTCGGTCAGGGCCGCCTCGGCCTGGGCCGGGGTCTTGCCACCGATCTCCACCCCCGCGACGCTGGTGCCGCGCGGGAGCTTGTCGCCGGCCGCGACGTACGCCGCGACGTACGCCCCGGCGACCAGGACCAGCAGGCCGCCGAGCAGGAGCAGCACGACCTTGCCGCCGGCGGACTCGCGGTCACTGGAGGGCTTCGTCACCCGGTCATCCTAGGGAGCGTCGGGTGCGGACCGGCCGGGGCGGGGCAGCGTGGCGAGCCCCACGACGAGCAGGACCATGCCG is part of the Nocardioides conyzicola genome and encodes:
- the aspS gene encoding aspartate--tRNA(Asn) ligase, which translates into the protein MQRTLCSALPTTPPGETVRLQGWVHRRRELATVAFLVLRDRSGLAQVVVRDGSALPPEETTVEVVGTATANPQAPGGIEITDPVVTPLTEPAATPPVELWRPELNASLPTLLDHAPVAWRHPAQRARWELAAASVRGFRSTLDAAGFTEVQTPKFVASATESGANVFEVDYFGRPAYLAQSPQFYKQQLVGVFERVYEVGPVFRAEPHDTVRHLAEYVSLDVELGFIDDHRDVLAVLREVVAGMVAGVHEHAPAAVERSGARVPVVPEEIPVIHFRDALAMVGAPEDEPDLAPEHERALGAWALEEHGSDFLAVEGYPMAKRPFYTHPEPGDGRWSNSFDLLFRGLELVTGGQRLHRPSAYDAAIRARGEDPATYAPYLQAFEHGMPPHGGFAIGLERWTARLTGVANIREVTLFPRDLHRLTP
- a CDS encoding DUF389 domain-containing protein, which produces MVLHFRLTSPPTLTEQVVHLLTEQEWVTNVTLQEGVVVQPPGDLVECDVAREKAGVLLNKLNGLGLDEVGGIVVTTPTGTPYAAARRLEAAAPGHPDDAVIWEAVEAQAEAGAIPTVSFHVFLVLAVALASIAVITDSAVLVVGAMVVGPEYSAVAACCAGIALGRWSLFGRGVRLLVLSFVFAIVVVALLALAARGLGMVTLDEVTRPRPNTGFIWHPDKWSFVVALIAGAAGALALALSKTATLVGVFISVTTVPAAGNLALGLAFWDRSEMAGSGEQLVVNIVGMQIAGTVVLLLMRWCWPGVTAASERVFGRQSDLGTG
- a CDS encoding GNAT family N-acetyltransferase, which encodes MTKHMLGPHVVGQRVVVRRVLRGETGPSGGPALTDLLGNCLAWGDGGCVVQPETGPAVTIALADIVSGKPVPPRPSPRHRVTPLDAQRRALALWPDLATEPLGDWTLRHSPTSTARRANSVLAVGPSGVDGDYHRVVDFYATRTGRPIAAVLPDSAEDALFRSHGWVLESHDADTLFQIASVAQAARVVSRLAPPAPPPPVTYDEAGDVVTVRLGDRASGVAAYGEDWVGFRSIEVAPAHRRQGLGVAVMAALLEWGAEQGASTAYLQVLGDNVAALGLYERLGFVTHHAYRYLTPA
- a CDS encoding AGE family epimerase/isomerase produces the protein MSWVAGETDRLWEFARASVHPDGGFAWLDDEGRPELDRPVELWITCRMTHVFALAHLAGRPYAAELVDHGIAALTGRMRDAVHGGWWAQVGPDGPVTRDKTAYEHAFVVLAASSAAAAGRPGASELLADALDVVDRHFWDDEAGMVVEQWDESWTELDDYRGVNANMHSVEALLAAADVTGDTVLRERAARIVTTVVHGFARDHQWRLAEHYDGHWRPLLDYNRDQPAHPFRPYGATIGHWFEWSRLTLGLRATLGADAPDWMLEDAVALFDAGVREGWAVDGAAGFVYTIDWDGKPVVRQRMHWVVTEALAAASTLGQVTGDPAYAVCEQVWWTYAEQYLVDQARGSWHHELDPANHPAASTWGGKPDVYHAVQATLVPRLPVSPSFATALREGLSRPV
- a CDS encoding esterase/lipase family protein, which translates into the protein MRRILVTLLAPLLVGLLGLAAPASAAAPAYPTSPFGEPTGANDWTCRPTAGRPTPVIIVHGTFGDRKSLLDDLSSAMVDQGYCVYSLDYGNRGTGDIVDSAKQLKKFVGKVRRATGAAKVSMVGHSQGGMMPRYYIRFLGGKRVVDDLVGLSPSNHGTTIVGDSDNPLTGGFCPACSQQAAGSPFLTRLNKGDETPGRVSYTQITTRYDEVVVPYTSAYLAAGPRTTNVTIQDLCPAEVVEHVLIPMSRTAIAVTLDALDHRGPADPGFRPAC
- the fdxA gene encoding ferredoxin: MTYVISQPCVDLKDRACVDECPVDCIYEGKRMLYIHPDECVDCGACEPVCPVEAIFYEDDVPEESKSYYEANVHFFDDLGSPGGAAKMGEIDHDHPLIAALPPQETEH
- a CDS encoding VanW family protein; the protein is MTKPSSDRESAGGKVVLLLLGGLLVLVAGAYVAAYVAAGDKLPRGTSVAGVEIGGKTPAQAEAALTDGLADRVDRPIPVSIDGSSATVDPADAGFAVDVEATVEQAGGGKSWAPGHLWDYWTGGDDQDPVVTVDEKAFDGALDALADEVGTAATDGGVAFKRGRIVTTDPAPGQGFDPETTRTALLGSYLSEDDDVAELETAVVQPDIDDADVQKALDTFANPAMSGPVTLVFGDSPVELQPSQFSAALAMKAEDGQLVPDLDTTKLTSLVESGVSEDDKPVDATVALVDGKPKVVPAKPGVTFDPDDVSKAFLQLVTSKGDDRSMKVKATVAEPDFTTADAQALKIDERVSTFTTYYPYAEYRNVNIGRAAELIDGTVLKPGDTFSLNDIVGERTRENGFTTGFIISNGLFKEDLGGGVSQMATTTFNAMYFAGLKDIEHKPHSVYIDRYPEGREATVAWGSVDLRFQNDTDYGVLVHATVQPGSSSSQGVVTVSMYSTKTWDITSKTGARYNYRSPKTQTQNTADCVPNTGYDGFDVDVTRYFHKPGSDAVEKSERFHTSYIASDTVICKPPKADD